CGCGCTGGCGAGTATCAGCAGCGCGGCGATTACCATCGCGCGCCGGACCCGAGCTGGCGCTACTACCCGGTCTACGTCGAGAAGATGGCTCGGGTGCGTGCGTATCTCGACCAGCCGGCCCTGGAGCGGGCGCGCATCCTCGACGTCGGCTGCGGCGAGGGGCTGCTCGTCGAGGAGTATCGCAAGCAGGGGCGCGATATTCAGGGGCTCGACCTGAACTACAGCTCACCCGCGGTGACCCGCGGCGACGTCGGGCACATGCCCTGGGAGGCCGAGAGCTTCGACCTGGTGCTAGCGCTCGACGTGATCGAGCACCTCGGCTACGCGAGGCAGCCCGAGGCGCTGCGCGAGATGGCGCGGGTGCTGAAACCAGGTGGGCGCGCCTACGTCTCGCTCCCAAACCTCGCGCACTTCGCCTCACGCCTGGCGCTCCTCTTCGCTGGACGGCTGATTCGCACCTCCGAGCCAGAG
This genomic stretch from Pseudomonadota bacterium harbors:
- a CDS encoding methyltransferase domain-containing protein, with amino-acid sequence MDGATSSTPAARAGEYQQRGDYHRAPDPSWRYYPVYVEKMARVRAYLDQPALERARILDVGCGEGLLVEEYRKQGRDIQGLDLNYSSPAVTRGDVGHMPWEAESFDLVLALDVIEHLGYARQPEALREMARVLKPGGRAYVSLPNLAHFASRLALLFAGRLIRTSEPERHPGDRPIAEYLELLEACGFEVLSRRGIFPTYPIVSALTWLAPARALPLHRLLNATAAWPGFCFLNLLELRKTG